The genomic region GAAAGAGCGATCCCGTGGCTACCGAGAATTTTAGCGCCGCCCTGCGCGCGCCCGCATCCGCATCATCCGTACCCTCCACCGCCCATCCGATGGCGGCTCCCGGCTACGGCAAACGCTCCGCCCCGGACCAGGCTCCCCGCCGTACGGACGACTTCCTTCTTCTGCCCGAGCGTGAGCGGTACATCGCCGCGTTCATCGACCGGCTGCCCGAGGGCGCGGCGATGACGGTCAAGACCCTCGCCCGGCAACTCCCGCGCTACGGGCAGCAAGCTGTCAGCACGGCCCTCACGGCGCTGTCCGTCGCCGGATACCTGCGGCGCATCCGCCGCCTGGCCGGGGACGGCGACCAAGTCCGCTGGGTCTTCCGGACGTTCTGGTCGCGGACCGCACGCGACAACGAGTGGTGGACCACCTTCCTTGCCGCCGAGGACGGCCGATCCCCGGCCGAGACGCAGGTATCGGCGAGCCCCGCGCCCGCCCCGCCCGCCGTACCGCAGCAGCCGGAACCAGACCCTGCATCAGACCCGGCACCGGACCCGGCACCACACCCCGACCGCCCCTCGCCCGCGTACGACGCACTGTCCCAACTCGGCTGCACCGACCCCCGGTTAGCCCTCTCGGCAGCCGACTGCGCAACCCTGGAAGACCTCGCGCAGGAGTGGCTGGAGCGCGGCGCCACCCCCGCCCACCTCGTCCAGGCCCTCACCACAGGACTCCCCGCCGAACCGATCATCTCGCCCCGGGGCTTCGTCCGCCGCAGGCTCACGGACAAGAAACCACCACACCGGCCCACCACCAACACCACCACAGCCACACCGCCCCGCCTCCTCGTGGAATGCACCAAGTGCGGCACCCCCGGCCGCCCCGAAGCACTCCCCGACGGCCTCTGCCGCACCTGCCGCCCCGGTACACCGACCCCACCCGAACCGGCCGCATCGGCGGAAGCGCACCACGTACACCAACGGGTCGACGCCCTGCGCGCCCTGACCCGGACCCCGTGAGGACGGTCGGCCCAGGTCAGAATCCCGTACGCCCGGTACGCGCACGAACGCAGCCGTACGCGTTCGGAAACGGGTGAACTCGCGTCCCGTACGCGCCTGATGGCCGGTTCCCTGGAACTGTTCGGGTACGGAGGCCAGGTGAACACGGTCCGGCCGGGGGCGACCGCGGTGGCCCAGCGCGACGCGGTCATGAAGGCCGACTTCCACACCATCTGGACCGACGAGGCCGACGACGCGGCCAACCTCACCTGGGTACGGGACTTCTACCGTGACGTGTACCAGGACACCGGAGGCGTACCCGTGTCCGGCAGGAACTGCGACGGGTCGTACATCAACTACCCGGACACCGACCTGGCCGACCCCGCGTGGAACACCTCGGGGGTGCCCTGGACCACCCTCTACTACAAGGACAACTACCCGCGCCTACAGCGGGTGAAGGCGCGCTGGGACCCGCGCAACGTCTTCCACCATGCCCTCGCGGTGCAGCTTCCCGGCCGGTGAGGCCCCCGTCCATGTCAACGGCCGCCTCCGGGGGGCCAGTTGTTGCTCTCGGCCGCGAAAATATCAGCACCAGGGCCCGGCACCGGGATATCGTCCGCCGGTGACTGATGGAGACGGGTACTTCGGAGAAGCAGTAGCTGACCGGTACGACCAGTCCACGGGCTCCGAGTTCCAACCGGATGCCATCGACAGGACCGTGGGGTTTCTGTCCGAACTCGCTGATGGTGGCCGGGCGCTGGAGTTGGCGATCGGCACGGGGCGCATTGCCGTGCCGCTCGCGCGACGGGGCGTTCCGGTCCATGGCATCGACATGTCCAGGGCGATGGTGGCCCGTTTGCACGCCAAGCCGGAGGGCAGGGACATCGGCGTCTCGATCGGCGACTTCACCACCACGACGGTGGACACGGAGGCGGACGGGCCCTTCGCTCTTGCGTACCTGGTCTTCAACACGATCATGAATGTGGCCGACCAGGAGGGCCAGGTCGCCTGCTTCCGCAACGCCGCACGGCACCTCGCGCCGGGCGGCTGCTTCGTCATCGAGGTCATGGTCCCGGAGCTGCGCAAGATCCCGGCCGGGCAGAACATCGTCCCGTTCCACACGAGCCCGACCGGGTGGGCCTACACCGTCTACGACACGGTCACGCAGGACGCGACCTGCCACTACATCGACATCACGGAGGACGGTCGAGGCGAGGCCCATTCGACGCCCTTCCGCTACGTCTGGCCCGCCGAGCTGGACCTCATGGCCCAGCTCGCGGGGCTGCGCCTGCGCGAACGCTGGGGCGGCTGGGCACGCGAACCCTTCACGGAGGACAGCACCCAGCACATCTCGGTGTGGGAGAAGCCGGCCGACTGAGCGAATCTGACCAGTTCCGACCGACTGACGGGCGCCTCGTAACAACGGCGGACCCGGGACTCGTGCGTGCTCAAGGCCTGCTCAGCAAGGCGCACCGACAGAGACCGGCCGACACTGTGGCGCGCGCCACCCGCTCGGAGGGCGCCACCGATTACCCGCCCTGACGCGGATGCCAGACCGCGCGCGAACCGGAGCCCAGCGGATTCAGCTGCCGGACCGTGTGCCGCATCTCTCGATCGTTGCCACTACTGACCGACGCCCCAGCCCAGCAGCGATGAACTCCATCTCGACCAGCGTGCCGACCAGGCCTGCCTCCTTGAGCATGGTGGCCGTCGCACGTGCCTGATGCAGGGGCAGATGCAGCACTTCGCGCAGGGCCCGCAGGACGGGG from Streptomyces sp. NBC_01267 harbors:
- a CDS encoding MarR family transcriptional regulator, whose protein sequence is MATENFSAALRAPASASSVPSTAHPMAAPGYGKRSAPDQAPRRTDDFLLLPERERYIAAFIDRLPEGAAMTVKTLARQLPRYGQQAVSTALTALSVAGYLRRIRRLAGDGDQVRWVFRTFWSRTARDNEWWTTFLAAEDGRSPAETQVSASPAPAPPAVPQQPEPDPASDPAPDPAPHPDRPSPAYDALSQLGCTDPRLALSAADCATLEDLAQEWLERGATPAHLVQALTTGLPAEPIISPRGFVRRRLTDKKPPHRPTTNTTTATPPRLLVECTKCGTPGRPEALPDGLCRTCRPGTPTPPEPAASAEAHHVHQRVDALRALTRTP
- a CDS encoding class I SAM-dependent DNA methyltransferase, which gives rise to MTDGDGYFGEAVADRYDQSTGSEFQPDAIDRTVGFLSELADGGRALELAIGTGRIAVPLARRGVPVHGIDMSRAMVARLHAKPEGRDIGVSIGDFTTTTVDTEADGPFALAYLVFNTIMNVADQEGQVACFRNAARHLAPGGCFVIEVMVPELRKIPAGQNIVPFHTSPTGWAYTVYDTVTQDATCHYIDITEDGRGEAHSTPFRYVWPAELDLMAQLAGLRLRERWGGWAREPFTEDSTQHISVWEKPAD